The Populus alba chromosome 6, ASM523922v2, whole genome shotgun sequence genome contains a region encoding:
- the LOC118050197 gene encoding photosynthetic NDH subunit of subcomplex B 3, chloroplastic produces MATINFGGISLMMPELSHANGKGYGNCVSVKVVPRKRLVSVSASASAKSMESSGSVTDQKPEIELEFIGPKPEADGKYPVERAKAISGEKLLRNIMSDNKIELYAAYGKVMNCGGGGSCGTCIVEILDGNDLLNERTNTELRYLKKNPESWRLACQTIVGNKENSGKVVVQRIPQWKK; encoded by the exons ATGGCCACCATTAATTTTGGTGGGATATCACTCATGATGCCAGAGTTATCTCATGCTAATGGAAAAGGATATGGGAATTGTGTTAGTGTCAAGGTTGTGCCAAGAAAGAGACTTGTTTCTGTCTCGGCTTCTGCTTCTGCTAAATCAATGGAGTCTTCAGGGAGTGTTACCGATCAAAAGCCTGAAATTGAGCTCGAGTTTATTGGG CCGAAGCCGGAAGCTGATGGGAAGTATCCAGTGGAGAGAGCGAAAGCGATTAGTGGAGAGAAGTTGTTGAGGAACATCATGTCGGATAACAAGATTGAGCTCTACGCTGCCTAT GGGAAAGTGATGAACTGTGGAGGTGGTGGAAGCTGTGGAACTTGCATTGTGGAG ATTCTTGATGGAAACGATCTTTTGAATGAAAGAACAAATACTGAACTCCGGTATCTGAAGAAG AATCCTGAATCCTGGAGGCTCGCTTGCCAAACAATTGTTGGAAACAAAGAAAACTCTGGCAAG GTTGTGGTTCAGAGGATACCCCAGTGGAAGAAATGA
- the LOC118050196 gene encoding uncharacterized protein codes for MKSSLINFHKNTTLLCVFLTTRKPPHNRHFSAVSSAESWLSVQGNPLIKWPHNPNLAPSPSADQQNSSPTSNSNPNYHQNDFFTLCNILKDPKIQLGPSLRTALDRTGIEPELGLIQAVFDHFDSSPKLMHSVFLWAEKKPGFQSSAALFNSMVNFLGKAREFGSAWCLLLDKIGGNDRGDLVSSDTFAILIRRYTRAGMSEAAIRTFEYASSLDLIHNSEAGTSLFEILLDSLCKEGHVRVATDYFDRKVEKDPCWVPSVRIYNILLNGWFRSRKLKHAERLWLEMKKKNVKPSVVTYGTLVEGYCRMRRVERAIELVDEMKREGIKSNAIVYNPIIDALAEAGRFKEVLGMMEHFFLCEEGPTISTYNSLVKGYCKAGDLVGASKILKMMISREVFPTPTTYNYFFRHFSKCRKIEEGMNLYTKMIESGYTPDRLTYHLLLKMLCEEERLDLAVQISKEMRARGCDMDLATSTMFTHLLCKMQRFEEAFAEFEDMLRRGIVPQYLTFHRLNDEFRKQGMTELARRLCNLMSSVSHSKNLPNTYNVDRDAPRRARRKSILQKAEVMSEILKTCNDPRELVKHRSSSQNPESSANQLIEDIKKRAKT; via the exons ATGAAGTCGTCTCTCATTAACTTCCACAAAAACACAACTCTACTttgtgtatttttaacaaccagAAAACCGCCGCATAACCGCCACTTCTCCGCCGTGTCCTCAGCGGAATCGTGGCTGTCCGTACAAGGAAACCCTCTAATCAAGTGGCCCCACAACCCCAACTTGGCCCCATCCCCGTCAGCAGACCAGCAAAACTCCTCTCCAACTTCAAACTCAAACCCTAATTACcatcaaaatgatttctttACCCTCTGCAACATCCTCAAAGACCCCAAAATCCAGCTCGGTCCATCCCTCCGAACCGCTTTGGACCGGACCGGAATTGAACCGGAACTGGGTCTTATACAGGCAGTATTTGACCATTTTGATTCATCACCAAAGTTGATGCACAGTGTATTTCTGTGGGCAGAGAAGAAACCTGGGTTTCAATCCTCTGCGGCATTGTTTAATTCAATGGTGAATTTTCTTGGTAAAGCAAGAGAATTTGGTTCTGCTTGGTGTTTATTGCTTGATAAGATTGGTGGAAATGACAGGGGGGATTTGGTTTCTAGTGACACTTTTGCGATTTTGATCAGAAGGTATACTAGAGCAG GAATGTCTGAAGCTGCAATTAGAACATTTGAATACGCGAGCAGTTTAGATTTGATTCATAATTCTGAAGCTGGAACGAGCttgtttgaaattttgttggattcaCTTTGTAAGGAGGGGCATGTTAGGGTGGCTACAGACTATTTTGATAGGAAAGTGGAAAAGGACCCATGCTGGGTTCCATCAGTTCGGATATATAATATACTGTTAAATGGATGGTTTAGATCAAGAAAGCTCAAGCATGCAGAGAGGCTTTGGctggaaatgaagaagaagaatgtaAAACCGAGTGTTGTAACATATGGTACACTGGTAGAAGGGTACTGTCGTATGCGTCGTGTTGAGAGGGCTATTGAATTGGTTGATGAAATGAAAAGAGAAGGGATTAAATCAAATGCCATTGTATATAATCCCATTATTGATGCATTAGCAGAAGCGGGTAGGTTTAAGGAGGTCTTGGGGATGATGGAGCACTTTTTTCTGTGTGAGGAAGGCCCCACTATCTCCACCTACAATTCTTTGGTAAAGGGTTACTGTAAGGCTGGAGACCTTGTTGGGGCTAGCAAGATCCTTAAGATGATGATTAGCAGGGAAGTCTTCCCAACCCCTACaacttataattatttctttCGGCATTTTTCAAAGTGTAGGAAAATTGAAGAGGGGATGAACCTATATACCAAGATGATTGAATCTGGGTACACCCCAGATCGACTCACTTACCATCTTTTGTTGAAGATGTTGTGCGAGGAGGAGAGATTGGACTTGGCTGTTCAGATTAGCAAGGAAATGAGAGCTAGGGGATGTGACATGGACTTAGCCACTAGCACCATGTTTACTCATTTGCTTTGTAAAATGCAGAGATTTGAAGaggcatttgcagaatttgaggACATGTTACGGAGAGGTATAGTTCCTCAATACCTTACTTTCCAtagattgaatgatgagttcAGGAAACAGGGAATGACTGAGCTGGCACGGAGACTGTGTAATCTGATGTCTTCTGTTTCACATTCAAAAAACTTGCCAAATACATATAATGTTGATAGAGATGCGCCACGACGTGCAAGGAGAAAATCTATATTGCAGAAGGCAGAAGTAATGTCTGAAATACTAAAGACTTGTAATGATCCTAGAGAACTTGTTAAGCACAGAAGTTCATCTCAGAATCCTGAATCAAGTGCAAATCAGTTGATAGAGGatataaaaaagagagcaaaGACATGA